A single region of the Lotus japonicus ecotype B-129 chromosome 4, LjGifu_v1.2 genome encodes:
- the LOC130714254 gene encoding peptidyl-tRNA hydrolase, chloroplastic-like has protein sequence MNVATCSVSSFNFPRWRRFSKPLMYLSSSSSCVMSLMSPQNSSASITTAASPTIQPKKKEPWLIVGLGNPGKKYASTRHNVGFEMVDTIAEAEGISINSVSFKALFGKGVIGDVPVILAKPQTYMNLSGESVGAIVSYYKIPVKQVLVIFDDMDLPFAKLRLLPKGGHGGHNGMKSVINHFKGNLGFPRLRIGIGRPPGKMDPVAFVLRSFTKQEREELDFTLQHGLEAVRILLLEGFDKSATFVNSSKKMEQIG, from the exons ATGAACGTCGCTACTTGTTCGGTATCATCATTCAACTTCCCAAGGTGGCGCCGATTCTCAAAACCCCTCATGtatctctcttcttcctcatcctGCGTCATGTCTCTCATGTCTCCTCAGAATTCCTCAGCTTCCATAACCACCGCTGCATCACCCACCATACAGCCCAAGAAGAAGGAACCTTGGTTAATCGTTGGCCTCGGAAACCCCGGGAAGAAGTACGCTTCTACTCGCCACAAT GTGGGATTTGAGATGGTTGATACTATTGCTGAAGCTGAAGGGATATCTATCAACAGTGTTTCTTTCAAGGCCCTGTTTGGAAAAG GTGTTATTGGTGATGTACCGGTTATACTTGCAAAACCACAGACTTATATGAATTTAAGCGGTGAATCT GTTGGGGCCATAGTTTCATATTACAAGATTCCAGTGAAGCAAGTACTCGTG atctttgatgACATGGATTTGCCTTTTGCTAAATTGCGGCTGCTACCAAAGGGTGGACATGGAGGTCACAATGG AATGAAGAGTGTTATTAATCACTTTAAAGGGAATCTTGGTTTTCCCCGTTTAAGAATTG GCATTGGACGGCCTCCTGGCAAAATGGATCCAGTGGCATTTGTTCTTCGCTCATTCACTAAACAGGAAAGAGAAGAG TTGGATTTTACATTACAACATGGATTAGAAGCTGTGCGGATTCTTTTGCTGGAGGGGTTTGATAAAAGTGCAACATTTGTAAATAGTTCTAAGAAGATGGAGCAAATAGGTTGA